The Amycolatopsis sp. NBC_01480 genome segment ACGGTTCGGCCGCGCCGGGGGTGAGGCGGACGATCGCGCACCAGTCGCCGTCCAGCTCGGCGACGCCGAAGCGGTTGCCGGCGCGGTCCACGTGCTGGCGGACCTGGACGGGCCCGGCGACGCGGTGCAGCGGGTCGGGGCTGTCGCGGCGGCTGTCGTGGCGCCGCAGGCGGTAACCGAGCCAGGTCCAGGCCCACGCGCCGGAGTGGCGGCCGGCGAACCGGATCGACGTCGCCAGCAGCAGCGCCCCGGCCACCGCGGCGACGGTGATCCGGACGGGCTGCGCGACCTCGGACTGGGTGAAGACCAGCAGCACGGCGATCGCCAGGATCTCCCACAGCGCGGCCTGCAACGGGCGGATCGGGAGCAGCCAGGGCAGTGCCGCCGAGCCGGAAGCGTGGGACGGCACAGGATTGGCCGGGGCCGGCGGCCCGGCGCGGTGCATCCCACCGGCGGGCGTGGCCGGACTGGGCCCGGTCGAACCAGGACCGGCTGAACCTGGCCCAGCTGAACCGGGACCGGCTGAGCCAGGCAATGCTGAGACGGACACGGGCTCCCCTTCCCCGGGCACCCACCCTGGCCCGGCCCCGTGACGCTAGCGCTCTGCACACCCGCGTGTGGGCGTAAAAATTACCCTCGTCGCCGGGCCCGCCGGCTCCTAGCCTTCCGCCTGGACCAGGGCGCGCGAACAGGGGGCCGGAACAGCGTGTGGACGCAGCGGGACCAGATCCAGGCGTACCAGTTCCTGCGCCGCAGGCTCGTTTCCGCGCTGGTCGCGGCCGACGCCAACCACCCCACCTCGCCCAGCCGGCGGCTGGTGCTCGGCACCGTGCTGGGGCTGGCCGTGGCGATCCTGGTGACCGCGGTGTTCGGCGTGATCGGGCTGCTCAACCCCTCCGGCGGCAAGGACTGGCTCGCGGGCGGGCAGGTGATCGTCGAGGACGGCACGGGCGCGCGGTTCGTGCTCGGCGCGGACGGCGCCGTGCACCCGGTGCTCAACTACGCCTCCGCCCGGCTGCTCGCGGGCGGCAAGGGCGACGCGACCGTCTCGGTGTCTTCGGCGAACCTCGGCACCGCGCCGCGCGGCACGCAGATCGGCATCCCCGGCGCCCCCGACTCGCTGCCCGCGGCGGCCGCGCTCACCACCGCGCCGTGGAGCAGCTGCAGCCGCACCACGCAGGACGCGCCCGCTTCGGCCGAGCCACTGGTGGCCGTGCTCGTCGGAGCTCCGCAGAACGGCGTCGAGCTGCCGCGTGACTCCGGCGTGATCGTCCGGCTGCCCCGAGGCGACCGCTACCTGGTGGCGGACGGGCGGCGGTACAAGCTCAGCGACGAGGCCGCGGCCGCGCTGCAGTTCGACAGCTACCCCACGATCGCCGTCTCGTCCCGGTGGATCGACACCGTGCCGGCGGGCCGCGACCTCGGCGCGATCCCGGTGCCGGGCGCCGGTGACCCCGGCCCGCGGGTCGGCACCACGGCCACGCGCGTCGGCGAAGTCCTCGCGGTCGTCGACGCGATGGCCGGGCCGGGCGAGGCGAACTCGTACTACCTGGTGCAGAAGAACGGGCTCCAGCCGATCGGCCAGACCGAGGCGAGCCTGCTGGTGACCACTTCCGCCAACGACGCCGCGTACGACGGCCGTCCCGCCCCGGTTCCGACCCGGGCCGCGGACGTCGCCGCGGTCGCGAAGGTGGCCGAGCCGCGCGCAGGGGGCGCGGACCCGGCCGCCTATCCCGACCGGATCCCCGGCAAGGCGCCGATCACCGGCAACTCCGTGGCCCTGTGCGCGCAGGGCGGGCGGGTCTTCGTCTCCGCGGACCTCCCGCTGCCCGCCGGCGGCCGCGCGCTGCCGGTGACCAGCCGCGGTGACGCCCGGGTCGCCGACCAGGTGTTCGTGCCGCCGTCCGGGGGCGCCGTGGTCAC includes the following:
- the eccB gene encoding type VII secretion protein EccB, which codes for MWTQRDQIQAYQFLRRRLVSALVAADANHPTSPSRRLVLGTVLGLAVAILVTAVFGVIGLLNPSGGKDWLAGGQVIVEDGTGARFVLGADGAVHPVLNYASARLLAGGKGDATVSVSSANLGTAPRGTQIGIPGAPDSLPAAAALTTAPWSSCSRTTQDAPASAEPLVAVLVGAPQNGVELPRDSGVIVRLPRGDRYLVADGRRYKLSDEAAAALQFDSYPTIAVSSRWIDTVPAGRDLGAIPVPGAGDPGPRVGTTATRVGEVLAVVDAMAGPGEANSYYLVQKNGLQPIGQTEASLLVTTSANDAAYDGRPAPVPTRAADVAAVAKVAEPRAGGADPAAYPDRIPGKAPITGNSVALCAQGGRVFVSADLPLPAGGRALPVTSRGDARVADQVFVPPSGGAVVTDAGSGTTYLVTDMGRKYPVASAPALASLGYGSVAGQPLPSGLLALVPTGPALDPAAAGQPVPSGGTG